A region of Candidatus Cetobacterium colombiensis DNA encodes the following proteins:
- the fusA gene encoding elongation factor G: MARSVSLEMTRNIGIMAHIDAGKTTTTERILFYTGVAHKIGEVHEGAATMDWMEQEQERGITITSAATTCFWKNHRINIIDTPGHVDFTVEVERSLRVLDGAVAVFSAVDGVQPQSETVWRQADKYGVPRIAFFNKMDRIGADFDMCVNDIREKLGSNPVPIQLPIGAEDDFEGVIDLLIMKEIVWPKDSDNGQNFEVRDIRAELVDAAEEARNFMIESVVETSDELMEKFFGGEEISEAEINTALRAATLANAIVPVTCGTAFKNKGVQALLDAIIAYMPAPTDKAIIKGTDVKNDEIEITREIADESPFAALAFKVMTDPFVGRLTFFRVYSGVLTKGSYVLNSTKGKKERMGRILQMHANKREEIEVVYCGDIAAAVGLKDTTTGDTLCAEDAPIVLEKMEFPEPVISVAVEPKTKVDQEKMGLALSKLAEEDPTFRVKTDEETGQVIISGMGELHLEIIVDRMKREFKVESTVGKPQVAYRETITMKQDQEVKYAKQSGGKGQFGHVKITLEPNPGKEFEFVNKITGGAIPREYIPAVEKGCREALEGGVVAGYPMVDLKVTLYDGSYHEVDSSEMAFKIAGSMALKQAAQKAKPIILEPIFKVEVTTPEEYMGDIIGDINSRRGMIGGMTDRNGAKIINAKVPLSEMFGYATDLRSKSQGRATYSMEFEEYAQVPASVQKAIQEERGK; this comes from the coding sequence ATGGCTAGAAGCGTTTCTTTAGAAATGACTAGAAACATTGGTATCATGGCTCACATCGACGCAGGAAAGACAACTACAACAGAGAGAATATTATTCTATACTGGAGTAGCTCATAAAATTGGAGAGGTTCACGAAGGTGCCGCTACAATGGACTGGATGGAGCAAGAGCAAGAAAGAGGTATCACAATTACTTCTGCTGCTACAACATGTTTCTGGAAAAATCACAGAATAAATATAATAGACACACCAGGACACGTGGACTTTACAGTTGAGGTTGAAAGATCTCTAAGAGTACTTGATGGTGCAGTTGCTGTATTCTCAGCAGTTGACGGAGTACAACCACAGTCAGAAACAGTTTGGAGACAAGCTGATAAATACGGTGTACCAAGAATAGCTTTCTTTAATAAAATGGACAGAATCGGAGCAGACTTCGATATGTGTGTAAATGACATTAGAGAAAAGTTAGGATCTAATCCAGTACCTATTCAATTACCAATCGGTGCTGAGGATGACTTCGAAGGAGTTATCGATCTATTAATAATGAAAGAAATCGTATGGCCAAAAGATTCTGACAATGGACAGAATTTTGAAGTTAGAGATATCAGAGCTGAGTTAGTAGACGCTGCTGAAGAAGCTAGAAACTTCATGATCGAATCAGTAGTAGAAACTTCTGATGAGTTAATGGAGAAGTTCTTCGGAGGAGAAGAAATTTCTGAAGCTGAAATTAACACTGCCTTAAGAGCTGCAACATTAGCAAATGCAATTGTACCAGTTACTTGTGGAACAGCATTCAAAAACAAAGGAGTTCAAGCATTATTAGATGCTATTATAGCATATATGCCAGCTCCAACAGATAAAGCAATAATTAAAGGAACTGACGTTAAGAACGACGAAATCGAAATAACTAGAGAAATTGCAGACGAATCTCCATTTGCTGCATTAGCATTTAAAGTTATGACAGATCCATTCGTTGGAAGATTAACGTTCTTCAGAGTTTACTCAGGGGTTCTTACAAAAGGATCTTATGTATTAAACTCAACAAAAGGTAAAAAAGAGAGAATGGGAAGAATTCTTCAGATGCACGCAAACAAAAGAGAGGAAATCGAAGTTGTTTACTGTGGAGATATCGCAGCTGCAGTTGGATTAAAAGATACAACTACAGGAGATACTCTATGTGCTGAGGATGCACCAATCGTTCTAGAGAAAATGGAATTCCCTGAGCCAGTAATCTCAGTTGCAGTTGAGCCTAAGACAAAAGTTGACCAAGAGAAAATGGGATTAGCTTTATCAAAGCTTGCAGAAGAGGATCCTACATTCAGAGTTAAAACTGATGAGGAAACTGGACAAGTAATCATCTCAGGAATGGGAGAATTACACTTAGAGATCATCGTTGACAGAATGAAGAGAGAATTCAAAGTTGAGTCAACAGTTGGAAAACCACAAGTTGCTTACAGAGAGACTATAACTATGAAGCAAGATCAAGAAGTTAAGTACGCTAAGCAATCTGGAGGAAAAGGACAGTTCGGACACGTTAAGATTACTCTTGAGCCAAACCCAGGTAAAGAGTTCGAATTTGTTAACAAAATCACAGGAGGAGCAATTCCTAGAGAATATATTCCTGCTGTTGAAAAAGGATGTAGAGAGGCACTTGAAGGTGGAGTTGTAGCTGGATACCCTATGGTAGACTTAAAAGTTACACTTTATGATGGATCATACCATGAGGTTGACTCATCAGAGATGGCATTCAAAATAGCTGGATCAATGGCTCTTAAGCAAGCTGCTCAAAAAGCAAAACCAATCATCCTTGAGCCAATCTTCAAAGTAGAAGTAACTACTCCAGAAGAGTACATGGGAGATATCATAGGAGATATCAACTCAAGAAGAGGAATGATCGGAGGAATGACTGATAGAAACGGAGCGAAGATAATCAACGCTAAAGTACCTTTATCAGAAATGTTCGGATATGCAACTGACTTAAGATCTAAATCTCAAGGAAGAGCAACTTACTCAATGGAATTTGAAGAGTATGCACAAGTTCCAGCATCAGTACAAAAAGCTATCCAAGAAGAGAGAGGAAAATAA
- a CDS encoding GTP-binding protein: MAKEKFERSKPHVNIGTIGHVDHGKTTTTAAISKVLSDMGLAKKVDFANIDAAPEERERGITINTAHIEYETETRHYAHVDCPGHADYVKNMITGAAQMDGAI, translated from the coding sequence ATGGCTAAAGAAAAATTTGAAAGAAGCAAACCGCACGTTAACATTGGAACAATCGGACACGTTGACCACGGAAAAACAACAACAACAGCAGCAATCTCAAAAGTATTATCAGATATGGGATTAGCTAAGAAAGTAGATTTCGCTAACATCGATGCTGCACCAGAAGAGAGAGAAAGAGGAATCACAATCAATACAGCTCACATCGAGTACGAAACAGAAACTAGACACTACGCTCACGTTGACTGTCCAGGTCACGCGGACTACGTAAAGAACATGATCACAGGAGCAGCACAAATGGACGGAGCTATC
- the rpsG gene encoding 30S ribosomal protein S7 encodes MSRRRAAVKRDVLPDSRYSDKVVTKVINSFMLDGKKSIIEGIFYSAMDLIKEKTGQEGYDVFKQALENIKPQIEVRSRRIGGATYQVPVEVRPERQQTLAIRWLTTYTRQRKEYGMIDKLAAELIAAANNEGATIKKKEDTYKMAEANRAFAHYKF; translated from the coding sequence AAGAGCAGCAGTAAAAAGAGATGTATTACCTGATTCAAGATATTCTGATAAGGTTGTAACTAAAGTTATCAACTCTTTCATGTTAGATGGAAAAAAATCAATCATTGAAGGAATATTCTATTCTGCAATGGATTTAATAAAAGAAAAAACTGGTCAAGAGGGGTACGATGTATTTAAGCAAGCATTAGAGAACATTAAACCTCAGATCGAAGTTAGATCAAGAAGAATCGGAGGAGCTACTTATCAAGTTCCAGTAGAAGTAAGACCTGAGAGACAACAAACTCTTGCAATCAGATGGTTAACTACTTATACTAGACAAAGAAAAGAGTATGGTATGATTGATAAGTTAGCAGCAGAATTAATAGCAGCAGCAAACAACGAAGGAGCTACTATTAAGAAGAAAGAAGATACTTACAAAATGGCAGAGGCTAACAGAGCATTCGCACACTACAAGTTCTAA